The region CTGATTTGTAATCAGCAGGTTGCGGGTTCGAGTCCCATCGTCGGCTCCAGATGCAGTGGAGAGGTACCCGAGCTGGCCAAAGGGGGCAGACTGTAAATCTGCTGGCGCACGCCTTCAGTGGTTCGAATCCACTCCTCTCCACCATACAAATTCAACATGCTGTATAGCGCCGGATTCCAGCGATTCCGGGTGCCAAAATACTCAAATTAACCATGACGGCCTTACATCGGGCCGCATCATAAGGTTGCGGGAATAGCTCAGTTGGCTAGAGCGTCAGCCTTCCAAGCTGAATGTCGCGGGTTCGAATCCCGTTTCCCGCTCCAATTTCGAGCCCACGTAGCTCAGCAGGCAGAGCACATCCATGGTAAGGATGGGGTCACCGGTTCAATTCCGGTCGTGGGCTCCAAAATCGGCCGGAGTGATCTCCGGTTTTTTATTGAATACCTCTGCGATATCCGGATATGATCTAGTGAGCGCTGGGCATTCTACTCTTGGGCATAAGACTTTTTAATTCATAGATATTGGACTTGCTTATCTATTGGGAGGTAAACAGAGAGATGGCAAAGCAGAAATATGAGAGGACTAAGCCGCACGTAAACGTAGGGACGATAGGTCATATCGACCATGGCAAGACAACTCTTACATCAGCTATCACGCTAGTGTTGTCGAAGCATGGTATGGCGAACTACCGGACATTCGATACGATTGACAATGCTCCGGAAGAGAGGGAGCGGGGTATCACGATAGCGACTTCACATGTAGAGTATGAGACGGAGAAGAGGCACTATGCGCACGTAGACTGTCCTGGGCATGCGGACTATGTGAAGAACATGATCACGGGCGCGGCGCAGATGGACGGAGCGATACTGGTGGTGTCAGCGGAAGACGGGCCGATGCCGCAGACGAGGGAGCACGTGTTGCTGGCTAGGCAGGTAGGAGTGCCGTATATAGTGGTATTTTTGAACAAGGTAGACAGGATGGAAGGGGAAGAGGAGTTAATAGACCTTGTTGAGATGGAAGTTCGGGACATACTGAACAAGAATGAATTTCCCGGGGATGAGATACCGTTTGTGAGGGGATCGGCGTTAAAGGCGCTTGAGTGTGGATGTGGGAAGAGAGAGTGCAAGTGGTGTGGGAGCATATTGGAGCTGATGGATGCGGTAGACAATTATGTTCCGACGCCGAAGAGGGATACGGACAAGCCGTTCTTGATGCCGGTGGAGGATGTATTCAGCATAACGGGTAGAGGGACTGTAGCCACAGGTAGAGTAGAGCGCGGGATGGTGAAGGTAGGGGACGAGGTAGTAATAGTAGGGTTGAGTCCGGAGATAAGGAAGACAGTAGTGACAGGGGTAGAGATGTTCAGGAAGACGCTGGACGCTGGAGTAGCAGGGGACAA is a window of Bacillota bacterium DNA encoding:
- the tuf gene encoding elongation factor Tu; this encodes MAKQKYERTKPHVNVGTIGHIDHGKTTLTSAITLVLSKHGMANYRTFDTIDNAPEERERGITIATSHVEYETEKRHYAHVDCPGHADYVKNMITGAAQMDGAILVVSAEDGPMPQTREHVLLARQVGVPYIVVFLNKVDRMEGEEELIDLVEMEVRDILNKNEFPGDEIPFVRGSALKALECGCGKRECKWCGSILELMDAVDNYVPTPKRDTDKPFLMPVEDVFSITGRGTVATGRVERGMVKVGDEVVIVGLSPEIRKTVVTGVEMFRKTLDAGVAGDNIGVLLRGIEKDEVERGQVLAKPGSITPHTKFTAEVYILSKEEGGRHTPFFNGYRPQFYFRTTDVTGSTKLPEGVEMVMPGDNIKMEIDLITPIAMEEGLRFAIREGGRTIGKGVVTSIIE